The Streptomyces sp. Mut1 genome window below encodes:
- a CDS encoding GNAT family N-acetyltransferase, with translation MTESPAAAAPAVRRAVPQDGPALGELDRATWSTLHSVQPRPQPPYEPFFDERHPPQDILVAEAVNEAGVWGLAGYIRVVPPTPLACNAHVRQIQGLAVADWARGRGVGRALVRAGCLAARGEGANRMTLRVLGHNAPARALYEAEGFTVEGVLRGEFFLDGRYVDDVMMGRPLAP, from the coding sequence ATGACCGAGTCACCCGCCGCCGCAGCCCCTGCCGTCCGCCGCGCCGTCCCGCAGGACGGCCCCGCACTCGGCGAACTGGACCGGGCCACCTGGTCGACGCTGCACTCCGTGCAGCCGCGCCCGCAGCCGCCCTACGAACCGTTCTTCGACGAGCGGCACCCGCCCCAGGACATCCTGGTGGCCGAGGCGGTGAACGAGGCGGGGGTTTGGGGCCTGGCCGGATACATCCGGGTGGTGCCGCCCACCCCGCTGGCCTGCAACGCGCACGTCCGTCAGATACAGGGCCTCGCCGTCGCCGACTGGGCGCGCGGCCGGGGCGTCGGGCGCGCGCTCGTCCGGGCCGGCTGCCTCGCGGCGCGCGGCGAGGGCGCGAACCGGATGACCCTGCGGGTCCTCGGCCACAACGCGCCGGCCCGCGCGCTGTACGAGGCGGAGGGCTTCACCGTCGAGGGTGTGCTGCGCGGCGAGTTCTTCCTGGACGGGCGGTACGTGGACGACGTGATGATGGGCCGGCCGCTCGCCCCGTGA
- a CDS encoding DUF4240 domain-containing protein, with translation MDETEFWELVDSTREAADGDPEDHADLLVERLVRLDPDSVLDFARHFEARFNRAYRWDLWAAAAVLLGGADEDAFDYFRCWLIGRGREVFEGAVHDPDSLAELLDDFDEELDGDAEELGYAADEAYEQLTGLVAPDLGLPPQAEEPEGTPLDPGDDAAPAARLPALWERFGH, from the coding sequence ATGGACGAGACGGAGTTCTGGGAGCTGGTCGACAGCACCCGCGAGGCCGCCGACGGCGACCCCGAGGACCATGCCGACCTGCTGGTCGAACGGCTGGTGCGGCTCGATCCCGATTCCGTGCTGGACTTCGCCCGGCACTTCGAGGCCCGCTTCAACCGCGCCTACCGCTGGGACCTGTGGGCCGCCGCCGCCGTGCTGCTCGGCGGGGCCGACGAGGACGCCTTCGACTACTTCCGCTGCTGGCTGATCGGCCGGGGCCGGGAGGTCTTCGAGGGCGCGGTGCACGACCCGGACAGCCTGGCCGAGCTGCTGGACGACTTCGACGAGGAGCTGGACGGGGACGCGGAGGAGCTGGGATACGCGGCCGACGAGGCGTACGAGCAGCTCACCGGCCTGGTCGCGCCCGACCTGGGGCTGCCGCCGCAGGCCGAGGAGCCGGAGGGCACACCGCTGGACCCCGGCGACGACGCGGCGCCGGCGGCCCGGCTGCCCGCGCTGTGGGAGCGGTTCGGCCACTGA
- a CDS encoding NAD(P)/FAD-dependent oxidoreductase — MLSTAHHADVVIIGAGIAGLSAAHHLTSAGVGVSVLEAGPGVGGRMTTDEVDGFRLDRVGPLLNTAYPELRTTPGLDGLVLRTFAPGVLVHSEGRRHRTGETRGAQGPRSARGALKAARALASAPRPPRAGALTGAMGGAIDHARLGVALARLAATPPARILARPERAALDALSGRLSARTLNGFVRPLLTALLSDPDLATSSRYADLALRTYASGRLCVPEGGAGTLPELLAASLPPGTVRSGVHVTSADITSVRTKEHGELGCRSLLIATGASAAAELLPGLRMPSFHPVTVLHHTAPAPPPTGASLVLDADRSGPVAHTAVMSEVDPARAPRGRTLISSTVLGTPPPGLDRAVRAHLAALYGVPTDDWELLAAHHDPEAVPAMTPPHDPARPVRVLAGLYVCGDHRDTGTVRGALASGRRAAVSILSDLGVRPAAGGGAVLPRAA; from the coding sequence GTGCTCAGCACGGCACACCACGCGGACGTCGTCATCATCGGGGCCGGAATCGCCGGCCTGTCAGCGGCCCACCATCTGACCAGCGCGGGAGTCGGTGTCAGCGTCCTGGAGGCCGGCCCCGGCGTCGGCGGCCGGATGACGACCGACGAGGTGGACGGGTTCCGCCTCGACCGGGTCGGTCCGCTGCTCAACACCGCCTACCCGGAGCTGCGCACGACGCCCGGTCTCGACGGTCTCGTCCTGCGTACCTTCGCTCCCGGCGTCCTCGTCCACAGCGAGGGCCGCCGCCACCGGACCGGGGAGACACGCGGCGCTCAGGGCCCACGCAGCGCACGGGGCGCGTTGAAAGCGGCGCGCGCCCTCGCGAGCGCCCCCAGGCCGCCACGGGCGGGCGCCCTCACCGGAGCCATGGGCGGCGCGATCGACCACGCACGGCTCGGCGTGGCGCTGGCCCGCCTCGCCGCCACCCCGCCGGCCCGCATCCTCGCCCGGCCCGAACGCGCCGCACTCGACGCCCTGTCCGGCCGGCTGTCCGCCCGTACGCTCAACGGCTTCGTACGCCCCCTGCTCACCGCGCTGCTCAGCGACCCGGACCTCGCCACCTCCAGCAGGTACGCCGACCTCGCCCTGCGCACCTACGCGAGCGGGCGGCTGTGCGTACCGGAGGGCGGGGCGGGCACCCTGCCCGAACTCCTCGCGGCTTCCCTGCCGCCCGGCACCGTACGCAGCGGCGTGCACGTCACCTCCGCCGACATCACCTCGGTCCGCACCAAGGAACACGGCGAACTGGGCTGCCGCTCCCTGCTGATCGCGACCGGCGCGAGCGCCGCGGCCGAACTGCTGCCGGGCCTGCGCATGCCGTCCTTCCACCCCGTGACGGTGCTCCACCACACCGCCCCCGCTCCCCCGCCGACCGGTGCCTCACTGGTGCTGGACGCCGACCGCTCGGGCCCGGTCGCGCACACCGCGGTGATGAGCGAGGTCGACCCGGCCCGCGCCCCGCGCGGCCGGACCCTGATCAGCTCCACCGTGCTCGGCACCCCGCCCCCCGGCCTCGACCGCGCGGTCCGCGCCCACCTCGCCGCGCTCTACGGCGTGCCCACCGACGACTGGGAACTGCTGGCCGCCCACCACGACCCGGAGGCGGTGCCCGCGATGACGCCGCCGCACGACCCGGCCCGCCCGGTCCGGGTGCTCGCGGGCCTGTACGTGTGCGGCGACCACCGCGACACCGGCACGGTCCGGGGCGCCCTGGCGTCCGGCCGCCGGGCCGCCGTCTCGATCCTGAGCGACCTCGGCGTACGGCCGGCCGCCGGGGGCGGGGCGGTGCTCCCCCGGGCCGCCTGA
- the aceE gene encoding pyruvate dehydrogenase (acetyl-transferring), homodimeric type produces the protein MTDPVGKLPSELDQLPDRDPEETAEWAASLDAVTKAAGPHRAAYLMRRSLQHAEGAGLALPKLLETDYINSIPTAAEPAFDGDLEMESKITAWNRWNAAAMVTRGSRFGVGGHIATFASAAWLYETGFNHFFRGKEGEGSGDQLYIQGHASPGIYARAFLDGRLDEQQLDNFRQEAGGNGLPSYPHPRRLPWLWEFPTVSMGLGPLSAIYQARFNRYLANRNIKDTSNSHVWAFLGDGEMDEPESTAALALAAREQLDNLTFVINCNLQRLDGPVRANFRVVQELEGAFRGAGWNVVKTLWGTAWDELFQLDTTGALVRRLREVPDAQFQTYATRDVAYIREHFFGAEPALAELAKLLTDAKIAECFHTSRGGHEARKVYAAYRAALAHKGAPTVILAQTVKGYTLGPGFESRNANHQMKKLDGKQFRAMRDLLDLPIPDAKLDEGLVPYAHPGADSPEVRYLQERRAALGGPAPARRVHAVALPTPEERAFAALKKGSGKQELATTMAFVRLVKDLMRDKQTGKRWVPIVPDEARTFGMEALFPSAGIYSPLGQTYDPVDRDQLMYYKEAKDGQVLNEGITEAGAMADFIAAATSYATHGEPMIPFYIFYSMFGWQRTGDQFWQLGDQLGRGFVVGATAGRTTLTGEGLQHADGHSHLIAATNPASLNYDPAFAYEIAVIVQDGLRRMYGPDAEDVFYYLTVYNEPKPQPAMPEGVEEGIVKGLYRFKEGTPARADAPRAQLLASGTAIHWALEAQELLAADWGVTADVWSATSWGELRREALECDEALLRGEQRVPYVTQALEGAPGPVLAVSDWMRAVPDQISQWVEQDWSSLGTDGFGISDTRDAARRHFGVDAQSVVVAVLAQLARRGEVPATAVKEARDRYGL, from the coding sequence ATGACCGACCCCGTAGGAAAGCTTCCGAGCGAGCTCGACCAGCTCCCGGACCGCGACCCGGAGGAGACCGCTGAATGGGCGGCCTCCCTGGATGCCGTCACCAAGGCCGCGGGCCCGCACCGCGCCGCGTACCTGATGCGCCGGTCGCTCCAGCACGCCGAGGGCGCCGGTCTCGCGCTGCCCAAGCTGCTGGAGACCGATTACATCAACTCCATCCCGACCGCCGCGGAGCCCGCCTTCGACGGTGACCTGGAGATGGAGTCGAAGATCACCGCGTGGAACCGCTGGAACGCGGCCGCGATGGTCACCCGCGGCTCGCGCTTCGGCGTCGGCGGCCACATCGCCACCTTCGCCTCGGCGGCCTGGCTGTACGAGACCGGCTTCAACCACTTCTTCCGCGGCAAGGAGGGCGAGGGCTCCGGCGACCAGCTGTACATCCAGGGCCACGCCTCCCCCGGCATCTACGCCCGCGCCTTCCTCGACGGCCGGCTCGACGAGCAGCAGCTCGACAACTTCCGCCAGGAGGCGGGCGGCAACGGCCTGCCGTCCTACCCGCACCCGCGGCGGCTGCCCTGGCTGTGGGAGTTCCCGACCGTCTCGATGGGCCTCGGCCCGCTCTCGGCGATCTACCAGGCGCGCTTCAACCGCTACCTGGCCAACCGCAACATCAAGGACACGTCGAACTCGCACGTCTGGGCCTTCCTGGGCGACGGCGAGATGGACGAGCCCGAGTCGACCGCCGCCCTCGCCCTCGCGGCCCGTGAGCAGCTCGACAACCTGACCTTCGTCATCAACTGCAACCTCCAGCGCCTCGACGGCCCGGTCCGCGCCAACTTCCGCGTGGTCCAGGAGCTGGAAGGCGCCTTCCGCGGCGCCGGCTGGAACGTCGTCAAGACGCTCTGGGGCACCGCCTGGGACGAGCTGTTCCAGCTCGACACCACGGGTGCGCTGGTACGCCGGCTCCGCGAGGTCCCGGACGCGCAGTTCCAGACGTACGCCACCCGCGACGTCGCCTACATCCGCGAGCACTTCTTCGGCGCCGAGCCCGCCCTCGCCGAGCTGGCGAAGCTGCTCACCGACGCGAAGATCGCCGAGTGCTTCCACACCTCGCGCGGCGGCCACGAGGCCCGCAAGGTCTACGCGGCGTACCGGGCGGCCCTGGCGCACAAGGGCGCGCCGACGGTGATCCTGGCGCAGACCGTGAAGGGCTACACGCTCGGCCCCGGCTTCGAGTCGCGCAACGCCAACCACCAGATGAAGAAGCTGGACGGCAAGCAGTTCCGCGCCATGCGCGACCTGCTCGACCTGCCGATCCCGGACGCGAAGCTGGACGAGGGCCTGGTGCCCTACGCCCACCCGGGCGCCGACTCCCCCGAGGTCCGCTACCTCCAGGAGCGCCGCGCCGCCCTCGGCGGCCCCGCCCCGGCCCGCCGGGTGCACGCGGTGGCGCTGCCGACGCCCGAGGAGCGCGCGTTCGCCGCGCTGAAGAAGGGCTCCGGCAAACAGGAGCTGGCCACCACGATGGCCTTCGTCCGCCTGGTCAAGGACCTGATGCGGGACAAGCAGACCGGCAAGCGCTGGGTCCCGATCGTCCCCGACGAGGCCCGGACCTTCGGCATGGAGGCGCTGTTCCCGTCGGCCGGCATCTACTCGCCGCTCGGCCAGACGTACGACCCGGTCGACCGCGACCAGCTGATGTACTACAAGGAAGCCAAGGACGGCCAGGTCCTCAACGAGGGCATCACCGAGGCCGGCGCCATGGCCGACTTCATCGCCGCCGCCACGTCGTACGCGACGCACGGCGAGCCGATGATCCCGTTCTACATCTTCTACTCGATGTTCGGCTGGCAGCGTACGGGCGACCAGTTCTGGCAGCTCGGCGACCAGCTCGGCCGCGGCTTCGTGGTCGGCGCGACCGCCGGCCGTACGACGCTGACGGGTGAGGGCCTCCAGCACGCGGACGGCCACTCGCACCTGATCGCGGCCACGAACCCGGCGTCGCTCAACTACGACCCGGCGTTCGCGTACGAGATCGCGGTGATCGTCCAGGACGGTCTGCGCCGGATGTACGGCCCCGACGCCGAGGACGTCTTCTACTACCTGACGGTCTACAACGAGCCGAAGCCGCAGCCCGCGATGCCGGAAGGCGTCGAGGAGGGCATCGTCAAGGGCCTCTACCGCTTCAAGGAGGGCACGCCCGCCAGGGCGGACGCGCCGCGCGCCCAGCTGCTGGCCTCCGGTACGGCGATCCACTGGGCCCTGGAGGCCCAGGAGCTGCTCGCCGCCGACTGGGGTGTCACGGCCGACGTCTGGTCCGCGACCTCGTGGGGCGAGCTGCGCCGGGAGGCGCTGGAGTGCGACGAGGCGCTGCTCCGCGGTGAGCAGCGGGTGCCGTACGTGACGCAGGCGCTGGAGGGCGCGCCGGGTCCGGTCCTCGCGGTCAGCGACTGGATGCGCGCGGTGCCGGACCAGATCAGCCAGTGGGTCGAGCAGGACTGGTCCTCGCTCGGCACGGACGGCTTCGGGATCTCCGACACCCGTGACGCGGCCCGCCGCCACTTCGGTGTCGACGCCCAGTCCGTCGTGGTCGCGGTCCTGGCCCAGCTGGCCCGCCGCGGCGAGGTCCCGGCAACGGCGGTCAAGGAGGCCCGGGACCGGTACGGTCTCTGA
- a CDS encoding helix-turn-helix transcriptional regulator, which produces MRAARLIRMVLLLQARPGMTAAGLAAELEVSERTVTRDARALSEAGVPVYAERGRAGGYRLVGGYRTGLTGLARDEAEALFLSGLPSALREMGLADAASAARLKVSAALTPALRDAPAGAGRRFHLDAPAWYQEPVAPELLPAVAEAVWRDRLLLARYRRAGRETGAERELAPYGLVLKAGVWYLCARAGDDFRVYRIDRFTAATVSDTPFVRDEGFDLPSFWAERSAEFARSLLRARVTVRLSETGVRLLPHAVDRAAAREALEAAGPPGADGWVTVTLPVESLDVARGQLMGLGPELEVLEPAALRAGFAAAAARLHALYRGAS; this is translated from the coding sequence ATGCGTGCTGCCCGGCTGATCAGAATGGTGCTGCTCCTCCAGGCCCGCCCCGGTATGACCGCAGCCGGGCTCGCCGCGGAGCTGGAGGTGTCCGAGCGGACCGTCACCCGGGACGCCCGGGCCCTGTCCGAGGCCGGTGTCCCGGTGTACGCGGAACGCGGCCGGGCGGGCGGCTACCGGCTCGTCGGCGGGTACCGCACCGGGCTGACCGGGCTCGCCCGGGACGAGGCCGAGGCGCTCTTCCTGTCCGGCCTGCCGTCGGCCCTGCGCGAGATGGGCCTCGCGGACGCCGCGTCCGCCGCCCGCCTGAAGGTCTCGGCGGCCCTGACGCCCGCCCTGCGGGACGCCCCCGCCGGGGCGGGCCGCCGCTTCCACCTGGACGCGCCCGCCTGGTACCAGGAGCCGGTCGCGCCCGAGCTGCTGCCCGCCGTGGCCGAGGCCGTGTGGCGCGACCGCCTGCTCCTCGCCCGCTACCGGCGGGCCGGCCGGGAGACCGGGGCGGAACGGGAGCTGGCACCCTACGGCCTCGTCCTGAAGGCCGGGGTCTGGTACCTGTGCGCCCGCGCGGGCGACGACTTCCGGGTGTACCGGATCGACCGGTTCACCGCCGCGACCGTCTCGGACACGCCGTTCGTCCGGGACGAGGGCTTCGACCTGCCCTCCTTCTGGGCGGAGCGGTCGGCCGAGTTCGCCCGGTCGCTGCTGCGGGCGCGGGTGACGGTACGGCTCTCGGAGACGGGAGTGCGTCTGCTGCCGCACGCCGTGGACCGGGCCGCCGCGCGGGAGGCGCTGGAGGCGGCGGGGCCGCCCGGCGCCGACGGATGGGTCACGGTCACCCTGCCGGTCGAGTCCCTGGACGTCGCCCGCGGCCAGCTGATGGGCCTCGGGCCGGAGTTGGAGGTGCTGGAACCCGCGGCCCTGCGCGCCGGGTTCGCGGCCGCCGCCGCCCGGCTGCACGCGCTCTACCGGGGCGCGTCCTGA
- a CDS encoding TIGR01777 family oxidoreductase produces the protein MPHSRIAVSGSTGLIGAALVRSLRADGHEVVRLVRRPARAGDEVEWDPRRSYVDVAGLVGCDAVVHLAGAGVGDHRWTEAYKKEIRDSRVLGTAAIADAVASLDTPPAVLLSGSAIGFYGDTADRAIDEDAPPGEGFLPSVCVEWEEATAAAEEAGVRTVHARTGLVVAREGGAWGRLFPLFRAGLGGRLGNGRQYWSFIALHDHIAALRHILDTPELSGPVNLTGPAPVTNAEVTAAMGRVLRRPTLFTAPAPALRIALGEFAGDVLGSQRVLPARLLDSGFSYAFPGIDAAIRAALR, from the coding sequence ATGCCGCACTCCCGTATCGCCGTCAGCGGATCGACCGGACTCATCGGAGCGGCGCTGGTGCGCTCGCTGCGGGCCGACGGGCACGAGGTGGTCCGACTGGTCCGCCGCCCGGCGCGGGCCGGTGACGAGGTGGAGTGGGACCCCCGGCGGAGCTATGTCGACGTGGCCGGTCTGGTGGGCTGCGACGCGGTCGTGCACCTCGCGGGCGCCGGGGTGGGCGACCACCGCTGGACCGAGGCGTACAAGAAGGAGATCCGGGACAGCCGGGTGCTGGGGACCGCCGCCATCGCGGACGCCGTCGCCTCCCTGGACACCCCGCCCGCCGTGCTCCTGTCCGGGTCGGCGATCGGCTTCTACGGCGACACCGCGGACCGCGCGATCGACGAGGACGCGCCGCCGGGCGAGGGTTTCCTGCCGTCGGTGTGCGTGGAGTGGGAGGAGGCCACGGCCGCCGCCGAGGAGGCCGGGGTGCGTACGGTGCACGCCCGCACCGGACTGGTGGTCGCCCGGGAGGGCGGCGCCTGGGGCCGGCTCTTCCCGCTGTTCCGGGCCGGGCTCGGCGGCCGGCTGGGCAACGGGCGGCAGTACTGGAGCTTCATCGCGCTGCACGATCACATCGCGGCGCTGCGGCACATCCTGGACACCCCGGAGCTGTCCGGCCCGGTGAACCTGACCGGCCCGGCGCCCGTCACCAACGCCGAGGTGACGGCCGCGATGGGGCGGGTCCTGCGGCGGCCCACTCTGTTCACGGCGCCCGCGCCGGCGCTGCGGATCGCGCTGGGCGAGTTCGCCGGGGACGTGCTGGGCAGTCAGCGGGTGCTGCCCGCGCGGCTGCTGGACTCGGGCTTCTCGTACGCCTTCCCCGGCATCGACGCCGCCATCCGCGCGGCCCTGCGCTGA